From Methanobacterium bryantii, a single genomic window includes:
- a CDS encoding TMEM175 family protein, producing the protein MEYRDSDLFMPTSRIETLVDGIFAIAMTILVLNLAVPSINGPVTSASFQSAVYSIWPDVLSFVLSFVLLGVFWNIHHRTFHQIEKVDKILLWINMIWLLFIVLVPFSNTLTGGDYGQFPLAHFIFNLNMLGIAVFLSLNWFYAVRRGLIHKKVDPVRISIYKWVYMSFILITLLAMGFSFIIPHWSSIVYILIIPTEYLIERQMKS; encoded by the coding sequence ATGGAATATAGAGATTCTGATTTATTTATGCCAACTAGTCGGATTGAAACATTAGTAGATGGAATATTTGCCATTGCAATGACTATACTGGTTTTAAATTTGGCTGTTCCTTCTATTAACGGCCCGGTAACTAGTGCTTCCTTCCAAAGTGCTGTTTATTCTATATGGCCTGATGTTTTATCATTTGTCCTTAGTTTTGTCCTTTTAGGGGTGTTTTGGAACATACACCACCGTACTTTTCACCAGATAGAAAAGGTGGATAAAATTCTGCTCTGGATAAATATGATATGGCTGCTTTTCATCGTTCTTGTCCCATTTTCTAACACTTTAACTGGGGGAGATTACGGTCAATTTCCGCTGGCTCACTTCATTTTCAATTTAAACATGCTGGGAATTGCGGTATTTCTTTCTTTAAACTGGTTTTATGCTGTTAGAAGGGGGTTGATCCATAAAAAAGTAGATCCTGTCAGAATATCTATCTATAAATGGGTTTATATGTCATTTATACTCATTACTCTGCTAGCTATGGGGTTCTCTTTTATAATCCCTCATTGGAGTTCTATTGTGTATATTTTGATAATTCCCACAGAATATTTGATAGAAAGACAAATGAAGAGTTAG
- a CDS encoding DNA-3-methyladenine glycosylase I: MKIRCPWAEKDPLLMKYHDQEWGSPVHKDSLLFEFLVLEGAQAGLSWITVLKKRENYRDAFDNFDPAKMACYNNNKIEELMDNPGIIRNRRKILSAVTNAKAVLNIQQEWGSFDRYIWQFVGEKPIQNKWENAEDLPSFTTESENMSKDLKKRGFKFVGPTICYAFMQAVGMVNDHVVDCFRYSEIENII; the protein is encoded by the coding sequence ATGAAAATCCGCTGCCCCTGGGCTGAAAAAGACCCTTTACTTATGAAATATCATGACCAGGAATGGGGCAGTCCAGTCCATAAGGATAGTCTTCTTTTCGAGTTTCTAGTATTAGAAGGAGCGCAAGCTGGATTAAGCTGGATTACTGTGCTTAAAAAACGAGAAAATTACCGTGACGCATTTGATAATTTCGATCCTGCCAAGATGGCATGCTATAACAATAACAAGATTGAAGAACTAATGGATAATCCCGGCATAATTCGCAACCGCCGTAAGATTTTGTCTGCTGTCACCAATGCAAAGGCTGTTTTAAATATTCAGCAAGAGTGGGGCTCATTTGATAGGTATATCTGGCAGTTTGTAGGCGAAAAACCTATTCAAAATAAATGGGAAAATGCCGAAGATTTACCCTCATTTACCACAGAATCTGAAAATATGAGCAAGGATTTGAAAAAAAGAGGTTTCAAATTTGTGGGACCTACCATTTGCTACGCGTTCATGCAGGCCGTGGGAATGGTTAATGACCATGTTGTAGATTGTTTCAGGTACTCAGAAATTGAAAATATAATTTAA
- a CDS encoding FmdE family protein: MGESIQILPFSEVTKFHGHVCPGTAIGYRASEIAIKELGSDRAIDEEFLAIVENDSCSVDAIQVVTGCTIGKGNLIFKDHGKNVYSFVNRKTGDTLRLSLKMSIDEMDPEFAEIREKAFSGSASEEEKSKFEEKKDKASFDILDMPDAKLFKIEHVKIEIPEEARIFQSVKCAKCGEMVAEHRARVENGKIVCIPCFNDYSRT, from the coding sequence ATGGGAGAGTCAATACAGATATTACCATTTTCAGAAGTAACTAAGTTTCATGGTCATGTTTGTCCAGGGACAGCTATAGGGTACCGTGCATCAGAAATAGCCATAAAAGAGCTTGGTTCAGATAGAGCAATAGATGAAGAGTTCCTTGCTATCGTGGAAAACGACAGCTGCAGTGTTGATGCAATACAGGTTGTAACAGGATGTACCATTGGTAAAGGAAATTTAATATTTAAAGATCATGGAAAAAATGTGTATTCATTTGTAAACAGGAAAACGGGGGATACTTTGCGTCTGTCTTTAAAGATGAGTATAGATGAAATGGACCCTGAATTTGCTGAAATTAGAGAAAAAGCTTTTTCTGGATCTGCCAGTGAAGAAGAAAAATCAAAATTTGAAGAAAAAAAGGATAAAGCATCTTTTGATATCCTTGACATGCCAGATGCGAAATTATTCAAAATAGAACATGTAAAGATTGAAATTCCTGAAGAAGCCAGAATATTCCAGTCAGTTAAATGTGCTAAATGCGGTGAAATGGTAGCAGAGCACAGGGCACGAGTAGAAAATGGTAAAATCGTGTGTATCCCATGTTTCAATGATTATTCAAGGACTTAA
- a CDS encoding ATP-binding protein, protein MPKIVISGRGGCGKSTLVTLMAKELKEQGKTVLVIDSDESNLGLAAMIGVKPAEKTLMDYLGGKPAVMDKLMAQIRGEENERAEFFMENSGLSSLSPEFVNWNGSLALMQIGKIEHTLEGCACPMGAIARDFLNHLTVEEDQWVLIDTEAGVEHFGRGIVEGADSVLMVVDPSNDAVLLTEKAAELTEEAGKNFGAVLNKVDEKTRLILEEMLAAKNIMIKGILPYSSTLAQINLQGESLDMPSAIEELDKLITVIT, encoded by the coding sequence ATGCCAAAGATAGTTATTAGTGGAAGAGGCGGCTGCGGAAAAAGTACTTTAGTGACTTTAATGGCCAAAGAGCTTAAAGAACAGGGAAAAACAGTTTTAGTAATAGATTCAGATGAATCTAATTTGGGGTTGGCGGCAATGATTGGAGTTAAACCAGCAGAAAAGACTCTTATGGACTATTTGGGGGGTAAACCTGCTGTAATGGATAAGTTGATGGCCCAGATTAGGGGAGAAGAAAACGAGCGGGCAGAGTTTTTCATGGAAAATTCTGGCTTGAGTAGTTTATCACCCGAATTTGTGAACTGGAATGGGTCCCTGGCTTTAATGCAGATAGGAAAAATTGAGCACACCCTTGAAGGGTGTGCATGCCCTATGGGGGCTATAGCACGGGATTTCCTGAACCACCTGACGGTAGAAGAAGACCAATGGGTTTTAATAGATACTGAAGCTGGAGTAGAACATTTTGGAAGGGGAATAGTGGAAGGTGCAGATTCAGTTTTGATGGTGGTTGATCCTTCTAACGATGCTGTTTTATTGACTGAAAAGGCAGCCGAGTTAACTGAAGAAGCAGGAAAAAATTTTGGTGCTGTTTTAAATAAAGTTGATGAGAAAACAAGGCTAATTTTAGAAGAGATGCTGGCTGCAAAAAACATAATGATTAAAGGTATTTTACCTTATTCGTCTACCCTTGCCCAGATAAACCTTCAAGGTGAATCTTTAGATATGCCTTCTGCCATAGAAGAGCTGGATAAGCTGATAACTGTCATTACGTAA
- a CDS encoding flavin reductase family protein: MILENFKRESLIPLPVSFISTVSEDGVRNIAPYSCVMPILRPFDLVCVASAKMRDTFVNIKSTEEFVINMPGANMADKVMPTAMHVPFDVNEFELADLKEKPSTKVQAPGIDGCYAWMECKLHSMHEEEYNGVPYLLIMGKVVHLEIDDDVYNPEDGSWDLEKAKPLMMTESDRGMHFCTVKSIDKFEPYGAMFEDGKDPLSWMYEKKEVPDTGK, encoded by the coding sequence ATGATATTAGAAAATTTTAAGAGAGAGTCGCTGATACCATTGCCTGTATCATTTATTTCTACAGTTAGTGAAGATGGCGTTAGAAACATAGCACCTTATTCATGTGTAATGCCTATTTTACGCCCATTTGATCTGGTGTGTGTAGCTTCAGCGAAAATGAGAGATACATTTGTTAACATTAAAAGTACAGAAGAATTTGTTATTAACATGCCTGGTGCCAATATGGCTGATAAAGTGATGCCAACGGCTATGCATGTTCCTTTTGATGTTAATGAATTTGAACTGGCAGATTTAAAAGAAAAACCTTCCACAAAAGTTCAAGCACCTGGAATTGATGGATGTTATGCATGGATGGAATGTAAACTGCACAGCATGCATGAAGAAGAGTATAATGGTGTCCCTTATTTGCTTATTATGGGTAAAGTAGTACATCTGGAGATAGATGATGATGTTTACAACCCTGAAGATGGTTCATGGGATCTAGAAAAGGCTAAACCATTAATGATGACTGAATCGGACAGGGGAATGCATTTCTGCACTGTTAAGAGCATCGATAAATTCGAACCTTATGGGGCTATGTTTGAAGATGGTAAAGACCCATTATCCTGGATGTATGAGAAAAAAGAGGTACCGGATACAGGTAAATGA
- a CDS encoding class I SAM-dependent methyltransferase: MNITERPGISLEGLQSTIEDAANGLKVFSILKTSIEMGIFDILNRDTTCRQLSEKLEIDPVLTYYLLEILVKLGMVEKVGENYKNTPVSETYLNSESDYKRINCILSMEEPLNLWNSLNHTLKGKTAKKDENFFQFIIQVMAEDALCGELQDTVELVAGYDEFKNAETLLDLAGGHGMYSIAFDQLNPDLQCYVFDFPDVLEETRKFIEKYDSSVQAIPGNFYTDDFGGSYDVIFSSYNPGGKNPKIAEKVYNSLNHGGLFVTKQYFPEAGPDSLEDLLDNMEWNFTNFEKSNKANERFTFKDDLTFEKYLLFLEDLGFSIVDVHRIDHFNTSFGNKAQDKMVIAKKVS, translated from the coding sequence ATGAATATTACAGAACGCCCGGGAATATCGTTGGAAGGACTGCAGAGCACTATTGAAGATGCTGCTAATGGTTTAAAAGTATTTAGCATCTTAAAAACTTCGATAGAGATGGGAATTTTTGATATTTTAAATAGGGATACAACATGCAGGCAGCTTTCTGAAAAACTTGAAATTGATCCAGTACTGACATATTATCTCTTGGAAATACTTGTTAAATTAGGGATGGTAGAGAAAGTAGGGGAAAATTATAAAAACACGCCTGTTTCAGAAACATATTTGAATTCTGAATCAGATTATAAGCGGATTAACTGTATATTATCTATGGAAGAACCGCTTAATCTTTGGAATAGCTTAAACCATACCTTAAAAGGTAAAACAGCAAAAAAAGATGAGAACTTTTTCCAGTTCATTATACAGGTAATGGCTGAGGATGCCTTATGTGGTGAACTGCAGGACACAGTTGAACTGGTGGCAGGTTATGATGAATTTAAGAATGCAGAGACTTTACTTGACCTTGCAGGGGGTCATGGAATGTATTCAATCGCGTTTGACCAGTTAAATCCTGATCTGCAGTGTTACGTGTTTGACTTCCCTGATGTTTTGGAAGAAACCAGGAAGTTTATTGAGAAATATGATTCCAGTGTTCAGGCTATACCTGGAAATTTTTACACCGATGATTTTGGCGGGAGTTACGATGTTATATTCTCATCGTACAATCCTGGAGGTAAAAATCCCAAAATCGCTGAAAAAGTTTACAATTCGTTAAATCATGGAGGATTATTTGTAACTAAGCAGTATTTCCCTGAAGCTGGCCCAGATTCGCTGGAAGATCTTTTAGATAATATGGAGTGGAACTTCACCAACTTTGAGAAATCCAATAAAGCAAATGAAAGGTTCACATTTAAAGATGATTTGACATTTGAAAAATATCTTTTATTTTTAGAAGATCTTGGATTTTCTATAGTGGATGTACATCGTATAGACCATTTTAACACGTCTTTTGGAAATAAAGCACAGGATAAAATGGTAATAGCTAAGAAAGTGAGTTAA
- a CDS encoding methyltransferase family protein, translating into MNITERPDVSAEDLHGIIENTLNGLKIYNVLKTSIELGVFDILEQEMTYTQLSEKLGIKPVMANYLLEILLNLKLVGKSGELYKNTRSSQLYLNSKSSYNRIRCISALKENVNLWNNLSNSIKGNITRKEEVIFPLVVQRMADDCLCGELQDTVELVAGYDEFKNAKTLLDLAGGHGMYPIAFSQVNPDLQCYVFDLPDVLEETMNFIEKYDSSVQTIPGNFYVDDFGGSYDVIFSSYNPGGKNPEIAEKVYNSLNMGGLFVNKQYFPENNPSSLEDVLDDMEWNFTNFEKSHKTGRKFTFKGDLLFDEYLKFLEDLGFSVVDVHLITRFNTPFGRISRDKIVIAKKVR; encoded by the coding sequence ATGAATATTACAGAACGTCCAGATGTTTCAGCAGAGGACCTACATGGAATTATTGAAAACACGTTAAACGGCTTAAAAATATACAACGTCCTGAAAACTTCCATAGAACTGGGAGTTTTTGACATTCTAGAACAGGAAATGACTTACACGCAGCTTTCTGAAAAACTTGGAATTAAACCAGTGATGGCAAATTACCTTTTAGAAATACTTTTAAACCTGAAACTGGTAGGAAAGTCGGGAGAGCTCTATAAAAATACGAGATCCTCCCAGCTATATTTAAACTCAAAATCTAGTTACAATAGGATTAGATGCATATCTGCTTTAAAAGAGAATGTTAATCTATGGAATAATTTATCTAACAGCATAAAAGGGAATATAACAAGAAAAGAAGAGGTTATTTTCCCTCTAGTTGTACAGAGAATGGCTGATGACTGCTTATGCGGTGAACTGCAGGATACAGTTGAACTGGTGGCGGGTTACGATGAATTTAAGAATGCAAAAACATTACTTGACCTTGCAGGAGGTCATGGAATGTATCCTATTGCATTTAGCCAGGTGAATCCCGACTTGCAGTGTTATGTCTTTGACCTTCCGGATGTTTTGGAAGAAACCATGAACTTTATTGAGAAATATGATTCCAGTGTTCAGACTATTCCTGGAAACTTTTATGTCGATGATTTTGGCGGGAGTTACGATGTTATATTCTCATCGTACAATCCTGGGGGTAAAAACCCTGAAATCGCTGAAAAAGTTTACAACTCTCTGAACATGGGCGGACTATTTGTAAATAAACAGTATTTCCCTGAAAACAACCCTAGTTCTTTAGAGGATGTTCTGGATGATATGGAATGGAACTTCACAAATTTTGAAAAGTCCCATAAAACAGGCAGAAAATTCACCTTTAAAGGAGATCTGCTCTTTGATGAATACCTGAAATTTTTGGAAGACCTTGGATTTTCAGTGGTGGATGTTCACCTAATAACGCGTTTTAACACTCCTTTTGGAAGAATTTCAAGGGATAAAATTGTAATAGCTAAAAAAGTGAGATAA
- the hisF gene encoding imidazole glycerol phosphate synthase subunit HisF, translating into MLAKRIIPCLDCDLNVPHGRVVKGVEFKQIRYAGEPVDLATRYYEEGADEIVFLDITASHERRETMTDVIKATTENVFVPICVGGGIRKPEDYVNMLKAGADKCSTNTAAIHNPDLINEASKVVGSQACVIGIDAKRRYVENPKESEDKITVETDKGYCWFDCSIYGGREFTGIDAIAWAIECEERGAGEILLTSMDRDGTKDGYDNYLNKAISEAVNIPVIASGGVGNPEHIYDAFTQGKADAALAASIFHFKEYSVGSVKEYLKKRRIPVRL; encoded by the coding sequence ATGCTTGCAAAAAGAATTATACCATGCCTTGACTGTGATTTAAACGTGCCGCACGGGCGTGTTGTGAAAGGTGTTGAATTTAAACAGATCCGCTATGCTGGAGAACCTGTAGACCTTGCAACTCGTTACTATGAAGAAGGTGCAGATGAAATTGTATTTTTAGATATTACTGCATCTCACGAACGTCGAGAGACCATGACTGATGTTATTAAAGCCACCACAGAAAATGTATTCGTCCCCATTTGTGTGGGCGGGGGGATAAGAAAGCCAGAAGACTATGTTAACATGCTAAAAGCCGGTGCTGACAAATGTTCTACAAATACTGCCGCTATTCACAATCCAGATCTTATTAACGAAGCTTCAAAAGTTGTAGGTTCACAGGCATGTGTAATCGGGATAGATGCAAAGCGCCGCTACGTTGAAAACCCAAAAGAAAGTGAAGATAAGATCACAGTTGAAACAGATAAAGGTTACTGCTGGTTTGACTGCAGCATATATGGAGGGCGCGAATTCACTGGAATCGATGCAATTGCATGGGCTATTGAATGCGAAGAACGTGGAGCCGGTGAAATCCTGTTAACATCCATGGACCGCGATGGAACCAAAGATGGGTACGATAATTATCTTAACAAAGCCATAAGTGAGGCTGTAAATATTCCAGTCATTGCATCGGGTGGTGTAGGTAATCCAGAACATATTTACGATGCGTTTACACAAGGCAAAGCAGATGCCGCTTTAGCTGCCAGTATCTTTCACTTTAAAGAGTATTCTGTAGGTTCTGTCAAGGAATATTTAAAGAAAAGAAGAATTCCTGTCAGACTATAA
- a CDS encoding HEAT repeat domain-containing protein encodes MKGEHDLYDRVSLSSDVTVCELEKYENESNFEVMENISFNRCIICGKIIAPWEIYDHKYCKYCADVIKSAKNKPYGTCIECNNPFPISQLYKLKYCPDCAERIRTCECCNTEFVFEDENSFICPSCINTLSKECIKCGKEFIPEGNYSYFCTSCYNEYKRNMEIQILKNSSHDIELYKSHNKESADFNSLIKNLNGNNPIKRALALENVFTIKNKDALPIIINALKNRDMNIRWKAAKYLGISRDKKAVKPLIEALKDKEFIVRNNAVWSLGEIGDKRAIKPLTLVLEDENKYVRCSVEEAVEKIRNN; translated from the coding sequence ATGAAAGGAGAGCATGATCTATACGATAGAGTCAGTTTAAGTTCAGATGTGACGGTTTGTGAACTAGAAAAATATGAAAATGAATCTAATTTTGAAGTAATGGAAAATATATCCTTTAATAGATGTATTATATGTGGTAAAATTATAGCTCCCTGGGAAATTTACGACCATAAATACTGTAAATATTGCGCAGATGTGATTAAATCTGCAAAAAACAAGCCTTATGGTACGTGTATTGAATGCAATAACCCTTTTCCTATTTCCCAGCTCTATAAATTAAAATACTGTCCAGATTGTGCAGAAAGAATTCGCACCTGCGAATGCTGCAACACAGAATTCGTTTTTGAAGACGAAAATTCTTTTATTTGCCCATCATGCATAAATACATTATCTAAAGAGTGTATCAAATGTGGAAAAGAATTCATTCCGGAAGGAAATTACAGTTATTTCTGTACTTCCTGTTATAACGAGTATAAAAGAAATATGGAAATTCAAATCCTGAAAAATTCATCCCACGATATAGAACTTTATAAATCACATAATAAAGAATCAGCTGATTTTAATTCTTTAATTAAAAATTTGAATGGGAACAATCCAATTAAACGAGCACTCGCCCTGGAAAATGTATTTACTATTAAAAATAAAGATGCGTTACCAATAATAATCAATGCTTTAAAAAATAGAGATATGAATATCAGATGGAAAGCAGCTAAATACCTGGGCATTTCCAGAGACAAAAAGGCGGTAAAACCTTTAATTGAAGCATTGAAAGATAAAGAGTTTATTGTCAGGAATAACGCTGTTTGGAGTCTGGGAGAAATAGGAGATAAAAGGGCCATAAAACCTTTAACTCTAGTTTTAGAAGATGAAAATAAATATGTAAGATGTAGCGTAGAAGAAGCTGTTGAAAAGATAAGAAATAATTAG
- a CDS encoding ABC transporter substrate-binding protein — MIACIIAIVVLLSATLIYALGSGNLSSSSGNTVSITDVAGRTVQVPVQVNKVIGTGCSAREIVYLNASDKLVGIEQIETNSTGGWGTQLPYTIAHPELMKLPVVGNAKTDTVNYEKIAELKPDVVFAGTAEQADEIQSKTGIPTLVAYVGAVGTSDQMNSYKESLKMMGKVLGKEDRAEELTSYIDSTQEDLAKRTSNINSNKTVYLAGQAFYGTHGITSTNPYYPPFVMLNASNVAGGINNTNATIHAIQIDKEQLINWNPDFIFVEGGSIATIENDTAKNIEYQNITAIKNGDTYGVLTYCLYSYNKDEMFANAYYIGKVLYPEQFKDVDPEKKAAEIFTEFDCGNGESVYSTLKTQYGGFKQLNL, encoded by the coding sequence GTGATAGCATGTATTATTGCGATTGTAGTATTATTAAGTGCTACATTGATCTATGCTTTAGGTTCAGGTAATTTAAGTTCAAGTAGTGGAAATACTGTTTCTATAACTGATGTTGCAGGTAGGACTGTTCAGGTCCCTGTACAGGTAAATAAAGTTATAGGGACAGGGTGTTCAGCTAGAGAAATAGTGTACCTGAATGCCAGTGATAAACTGGTTGGAATAGAACAGATAGAGACTAATTCAACAGGGGGATGGGGAACTCAGCTGCCGTACACCATTGCGCATCCTGAACTGATGAAGTTACCTGTGGTTGGAAATGCAAAGACTGATACTGTAAATTATGAAAAAATAGCAGAACTCAAGCCAGATGTGGTATTTGCTGGAACTGCAGAACAAGCGGATGAAATTCAATCTAAAACCGGTATTCCGACTCTTGTTGCATATGTAGGTGCAGTTGGAACATCTGATCAGATGAATTCGTATAAAGAATCTTTAAAAATGATGGGAAAAGTTTTAGGTAAGGAAGATAGGGCAGAAGAACTTACTAGTTACATTGATTCCACCCAGGAAGACCTTGCAAAACGTACTAGTAATATCAATAGTAATAAAACAGTTTATCTTGCAGGGCAGGCTTTCTATGGAACTCATGGTATTACATCTACAAACCCATACTACCCGCCGTTTGTAATGTTAAATGCTTCAAATGTTGCAGGTGGAATTAACAATACAAATGCTACTATCCACGCTATTCAAATAGATAAAGAGCAGTTGATAAATTGGAACCCTGATTTTATCTTCGTTGAAGGAGGCAGTATAGCTACAATTGAAAATGATACCGCTAAAAATATTGAGTATCAGAACATTACTGCCATTAAGAACGGAGATACTTATGGAGTGTTAACTTACTGTCTGTACAGTTATAATAAGGATGAAATGTTTGCCAATGCTTATTATATTGGAAAAGTGCTTTATCCTGAACAGTTTAAGGACGTAGATCCAGAGAAAAAAGCTGCTGAGATATTTACCGAGTTCGATTGTGGAAATGGTGAATCAGTTTACAGTACATTAAAAACGCAGTATGGTGGTTTTAAACAACTGAATCTTTAA
- a CDS encoding NAD-dependent malic enzyme — MEKNGIKYIETDLKGIQLLRSAQLNKGTAFSDTERKKFFLKGLLPPVIETIEDQMQRAYHQYSLQTNDLQKNIFLNNLYNTNETLFFRLISEYIEEMMPIIYTPTAGLAIQHYSSEFRTPRGIYISYPDQDNIDEILNNLSNDIDLIVLTDSEQILGIGDQGANGIGISVAKIVIYTLCAGINPKKMLPVMIDVGTNNPQLLRDPLYIGWRHSRIQGEEYDQFVSKVVKAIKQKFSDVFLQWEDFGKTKARCNLDQYQDKICTFNDDIQGTGAVAMAAIINASKLTHTKLSDHRIVIFGAGTAGCGIADRICEWMIKEGLSSEEARSKFWLMDSQGLVTNDRENLDYFKASYARPQEESQNWDKKSKTTSLLDVACNVKPTILIGTSAVNSAFDIEVIKAMASGVEYPIIFPLSNPPIMAEATPENILRWTDGNALVATGSPYADVILNGKSISVAQCNNALIFPGLGLGIICAHAKRVTSGMIDAAVKELSNSVNLQDDHHSRLLPEVSRLQEVSKKIAVAVVKKAIEDGTAKINPNRDIIELVNENIWKPVYVPYH; from the coding sequence ATGGAAAAAAATGGAATCAAATACATCGAAACTGATCTTAAAGGTATTCAACTCCTAAGATCAGCTCAATTAAATAAGGGCACTGCTTTTAGTGATACAGAACGAAAAAAATTTTTCTTAAAGGGCCTGCTGCCGCCGGTTATAGAAACTATAGAGGATCAGATGCAAAGAGCTTATCATCAATATTCTCTGCAGACAAATGACCTTCAGAAGAATATATTTTTGAATAATCTTTACAATACCAATGAAACCCTCTTTTTCAGGCTTATCTCAGAGTATATTGAAGAGATGATGCCCATAATTTACACCCCAACTGCAGGGCTAGCTATCCAGCATTACAGTAGTGAATTTAGAACACCCCGCGGTATTTATATTTCTTATCCTGATCAGGACAATATTGACGAGATCCTGAATAATCTAAGCAACGATATTGATCTGATAGTTCTAACTGATTCTGAACAAATACTTGGAATAGGCGACCAGGGAGCCAATGGAATCGGAATTTCAGTAGCTAAAATTGTAATTTACACCCTATGTGCCGGCATTAATCCCAAAAAAATGCTTCCAGTGATGATTGATGTTGGAACCAATAATCCCCAGTTACTTCGTGACCCTCTTTATATAGGCTGGCGTCATTCCAGGATCCAGGGAGAAGAATACGATCAATTTGTAAGTAAGGTAGTAAAAGCCATCAAACAAAAATTTTCAGATGTGTTTCTCCAATGGGAAGATTTCGGAAAGACAAAAGCTCGATGCAACCTGGACCAGTATCAGGATAAGATATGCACATTTAATGATGACATACAGGGTACTGGCGCCGTTGCCATGGCTGCTATCATCAATGCTTCAAAGTTAACCCATACCAAACTATCAGATCACAGAATAGTGATTTTCGGTGCTGGAACAGCTGGCTGCGGTATTGCAGACAGGATCTGTGAATGGATGATAAAAGAAGGGCTGAGTTCTGAAGAGGCCCGTTCAAAGTTCTGGCTTATGGACAGTCAAGGGCTTGTAACAAATGATAGAGAAAACCTCGATTATTTCAAAGCTTCATATGCCAGACCACAGGAAGAATCTCAAAACTGGGATAAAAAGAGCAAAACTACATCTCTTTTGGATGTAGCTTGCAATGTAAAGCCCACTATCCTTATTGGTACCAGTGCAGTGAATAGTGCCTTTGATATAGAAGTAATTAAAGCCATGGCTTCGGGTGTGGAATATCCTATCATTTTCCCGCTTTCCAACCCTCCCATAATGGCAGAGGCAACTCCTGAAAATATACTCCGCTGGACAGATGGAAATGCCCTTGTAGCCACGGGAAGTCCTTACGCGGATGTTATATTAAATGGTAAGTCCATATCAGTGGCCCAATGTAATAATGCATTGATATTTCCAGGGCTGGGCCTAGGAATAATATGTGCTCATGCAAAAAGAGTGACATCAGGAATGATTGATGCAGCGGTTAAAGAACTGAGCAATTCTGTTAACCTGCAAGATGATCACCACTCCAGATTACTTCCTGAAGTCTCAAGATTGCAGGAAGTGAGCAAAAAAATCGCAGTAGCAGTGGTTAAGAAAGCTATTGAAGATGGAACTGCCAAAATTAACCCAAATAGAGATATTATTGAATTAGTTAATGAAAACATCTGGAAGCCTGTTTATGTTCCATATCATTAA